The DNA region GAAGTAGGATTGCGAGAGCCCTGTACATCAGTCTGTATTGCTGTAGTGTCGCTCGTGGAAAATTACATCAACGAATGGACAAGACAGATACTTGCAAGGAATAAGAGTTTGGAGTAAGCAGATACCCCAGCGTGAGCAAAGGGACCACAACAGAGCCCCCCAGCCCTGAGCCTTGATACTGGCCTCAGCTGCTGTGCGGTGTGGTTTGACCCAAACCTCACTACTATATTCCTCTAAACTAAGGACCTTGGGGTGCAATGGTAGCGcatctgactccagatcagaaggaTGCGTGTTTTAATCATGTCGGGGGTCGCGACCAATTTTAGGGGGTGATAAGTGGATCACTGCCTTGGCCTCGGCAGAATGACCACATGTCCGCAGACTCTTACGCAAGGCCCTTTACTCCCAGCTGACCCAACGTTGTGACCCCAAGCTAcagtatggagagcaagatggggcaggCGAAGGGAAGAACTcaaatgtacctgtacttgtgcaaataaaggatgattattattattaataatatacattatggggcggcatggtggtgcagtggttagcacttttgcctcacgcctctgggacccgggtttgagtctccgcctgggtcacgtgtgcggagtttgcatgttctccccatgtcgtcgcggggtttcctccaggtactttggtttccctccacggtccaaaaacatgccgaggctaattggagctaaATTGCTGgtaggagtgtgtgtgagtgaatggtgtgtgagtgtgccctgcgatgggctggtccatcatcctgggttgttccctgcccattgcttccgggataggctccggaccccccgcggcccagtaggataagcggtttggaaaatggatggatggatagatggatggatataaattataattatgtaataaaaataaaaatttgtacaTCTAAAAATGTCACTCACATTTACTTACATTGCAAAGAAATATCTCTAGCAACAAGCGCTTTAGGTTCTGAACACAGCCAGATAAAGGACCCTCCAACCTTCAACCGCGGTGATAAACCCTCTGTCAGCAAATGGGCGACAAACCAGGTTCTACGTCCTCACTCTAGAAACACGGTTTGTGTTTGCATTTCCTCTTAAAGATTGTCCTCCGTGTAACTTATGCCAGCAACAACCTCAGCACCCAGCATTAGCTCTTCAGTATTATTCTGCCATTTGTGGCTGTTGGCTTTGCGTCCTTTCAGACGGTAAGCAGATCCACGCGACACAGGAATCGGGGAATGGAATGGGGACTTTTAAAACTGGACTATAGGAACAAACACCAAAGACAAGCTCTAATAGAGGAAAGCGGGGAAATAGAACTTTAGCAACGTAGCATCAATCGGCTTCTCCCACAAGAAAGACAAATGATTGCTATCAATTTGTAACTGATTGCAGGTCAGTGGAGGGGCTTGTCACCTGACTTGGCCCCGCCCCAAGAGAACCCTTGCCTTTTCTATCTTACAATAACAGTAACAAAGGATAGAAGCATGGAATCTTCTGTCTTAATGATGCTGTAACGACCCATGTAAAACACCTTGAGGAAGATCTGTTATGAAAGGCGCTGTATACAGTCAATGTTACTTTATAAAAAATACATTGTAATTTTAATGAAGTAATTTTAATTAAGCACGCAGAGTGGCCCTGGAACATAATGATGCGAAGCAAAACAACAGTTTTCAATGAACAGTTCGATGTTGCATCAGAAAATGTGATACCCAGATCACAGCGAAAATGCTTAATTTTTGCATGAAGAGAAGAGCTACTGAGTTTGGGCGCGGAGAGAACCCAAGTGCTCCGTAACCCCCCTATAAAGTCCAGCTGCTTCCTGTTGCAAGGTCTGTGGTGAAGCAGTGCTTCCTCAGGAGGGGGCTTCACCTGCTGGCGGGACGCTACAGACAGAAGAGGCTGTTATAGTCGGAACATTTCTGAAATACACAGACAAGGCGTGAAGCTGACAAACATAGCAACAAGCTTCATTCCCAACGAAAGAGAGACAAAAATTTCGGGTCCCCAGAAACGTTTCCACGGAAACAGTTTGTTCATTAATTGTTCACACAGTTAATCCCTGATGATGTGATGCCAATaagaaaacacaagaaaaaaatacaatacaatgaaacatttaaaatgataaaataaaactaataatcAGAAAAAGATAGATTCTGTCAAGTGGGAGAGAGGATTTTGGATTTTGGGTTTTAAGACTTGGGGAGGGTACTGCTCTGTTGGGGGTGGGGCAATTTCAGGGAGCAAAATcctgcttgtgcctgcagtcCGATATGAAGACGTAAAGCTGTTTTCTGCAAAAGCTGCAAGGAAAACAGGAGAAACAACATCTACTCCTCCTCTCCCGTTTCATTTCTCCTTCCATTTTCTCCTTCCTCCACCCTTCACTGGAAATGAAACGGAGATTTAAGTGTTGTTCCATTTTCCAAGTCAGTTAACTTTAAAGAATCTTGCAGAGATCCCCGTTCTGGCCTCGCTTCGCAGTATCCCGAGGTCTGGAAGGTATTTTTTTTACCAGATGACTTAACTTGATATTTCCTGAAATACTTTAGAATGAATGGAACGAGAATGTTAACAATTTGCTTAATATTGGCTCACGCTGCATGTCTCTAGCAGCACGTGGCAGTAATGAGAGCAAATACCCATCTTCTGAGTATCACACGTCAACAGCGTATCAGTTTAACAGAAAACAGGCTGCGGTTCGTGGTGGTCCGGTGACCTGGGACCGTCTCCGAAGTGCATGTGAGCAGTAGAGTGCCCCTCGATCAGGTGAAACTCTGATGTAGCCTTGTGGATCACAGCCCGCGGCACTGAGCATGAAAACGACCTCAGCTTTCCGAGGAACTGCACTGCACGTGTCGCTGTATTCGGGAATGTAGGCTGAGCAGCGTGACGACAGGCAGTGCAAAACCCACCCCGCTTTCTTTTTTGGGCCATTGATAGGGGAGAGTTGCTCAATCCCCGTTCCACCCATTTCCTCTCGCTGCAACTTATTAGAGAAGTGCAGCTTGAGGCAGAGAGAGGCTCTGACGGGCACAGAAGTGGCGGCGCTCCTAGTAGCGCTCTGATTTCCTGGGATCCCCTCATGGTCACGGGCTCTACGGTAACTCCCCAACGTCAGAAACATGGTCTCCTCTTTCTTCCAGGCATATTTGACGTCGCTCCTGCTGCTTCTGGCCGCCCAGCCTGAAGTCTTGGCTTCCACACTgggaggagaggaggaggagagcagatCTGCCACCTGTTCACTGAAGCTCCAACCAGCGGGCGCTTGTGAAGAGGGGGACACCTGCCCCTTTCAGGTCAGCCTGCCTCCCCTTGCTATCCAGCTGCCCAAACAGTTCAGCTTGCTTGAGAAGACCTTGAAGGACCTTCAGAGCCTACGGGCTGAGGTGGACCAGCTGCGAGCTGCCTGCTTGGAGTGTCATCCACAAGCCGACCAGAGGGATATTGGGGTCACTCCCGCCCCTGGCTCCAACCCATCCTCGTTCTTGAAAATCAAGGATCCTCAGGATGCCACCAGAATGCAGGAGATGCAGACCGAGATGACAGAAATGTCCGTCAGCCTGAAGGATGCCCACGCTCAGATTGACACCCtcaggaacagcctggatgaccAGAACCAGGTCTACATGAAGAACGTGGAGGACCTGGTCAACGGAAATGTGGAGAATATCAGTAGGCTAGTCACCCAGCTCAACAACAAGTGTCCCAGCCCCTGTCCAGCGCAAGGACCACAGCCAAGTAAGTACAAACACAAAGTTCTTTAAATCACAATTTTTTATGCATCTAGTAGTTTTGTATCAGACAGCTATACATTCTTATAACATAAGTTTGGTTCAGGGACTTTTCTAAAGACTACAGCCGTACAATTCTTTCGGACTGGGATCCTGAAATGCTTTGTAACTAACTGGAAACATGACCCGCACACTGGTGCATACCACACAAGCTTTTGATATACCGAACTGCGTGCTACATCTGTGCAACTCCTGCTTCTTCTTAAGCAGAGACAGGGACCTCTGCACGCATCCTTGGGTTCCGTAAGATGTAATCTTTGCTTTTATCGTGGGACGCCACACAGTCCACAGTcaacataattaaaaaaaattaaggttaACCAAACTTAAAAAACAGCATTTACAAAATCAGTCAGCTGAgggaaaaaataaacaacatGACTAGTGAAGCTCTTTCGTTTAATCCAAGACCAGTCTTTTGGAAGCCTTTACTTTCTACAGATACTTTATTTGGCTTTCTGCGATTAGTGCGCACATAAAAGGTCACGGATGGTTCTGCTGAAACATCTACAGCATTTAAGAATGAAAACATAGACGTCTAAAGTGTGCACTGTTAGACATACACGAGTCCTTGTGCACTGTTATTGTGTATCTGTTTTTCATAACTGAAGATACCTACTAGGttaagactgaccaatcagtctGTCACCAGTCTGCCTGTCACACCATCCCATcgctgtgggagggggggcagccgtCCTGGCTGCCCTCTGCTGCCGGGGAGAAGCCACACCACTTTTAGGGTCTCTCCTCTTAATCATCCACTCCTGCCAAGAGCCCATCAGTTTTAGGAAAGGCTCTCTCTGGATGCCTTAGCTGGTAAAACATCCAAACGGACCCCCACGTCGCTCCAGATGCACTCGATAAACCCAGGCTTagctaactgccccccccccagatcaccACATTTGATGTTTTGACTCATCTGAAGTGCGCTGTTTTCACAATACAAAAACAAATCATCGAATTAAATACCGACCGAGCAAAACAGTTTTCTTCCTGTAAACACTTGAAGGAACTGCTTGCAAGACGAGCGCAGCCTGACCTCGCCTGTCCCAGAGTTCAATCTGAAAGTCAGGGAAACTGAGGATAAGTCGGGATGTCCCCCACAACCCTGTGCAGACTCTACAGGTGTACTGTGGAATCCATCCTGACAGGATGCATCACATCCTGGTACAGCAGCTGCTCAGTTCAGGACAACAGAGCTCGGCAGCGGGTGGCGAACTCAGTGCGGAAGATCACGGGCACACAGCTCCCTGCAATCCATGACATCCTCACTGCACACTGTCTCAGGAAAGTGAACTGTATCAGATGGGACCCCAGCCACCCTGTCTGTCACTTTCCACCCTCCTCCCATCTGGGAAGTGACCAAAGTCCATTCAGAGGTTCAGGAACAGTTTCTACCCAACTGCAATCAGACTCCTGAACAATCAGTAAATTTATTCCTGGGATTCTGctcttatttatttacatatttatattcACTTCATCATTACATTCACTTGTCGTCCTGTTGTCTAGCCGTCTTGTTGTCTATGTTCACTGTCTGCAGAAGCACATGCAAGCAAGCATTTCATTGTACACAGTACCGGTGCTTGTACACATGACAATaaatgaattgaactgaatctcCCCTCCCTCTCTTGGCAGTGATGGTAGCACCGCGTGACTGCTCTGACTTCAGCGGCCACAAGACGAAGAGCGATGTGTACCGAGTGATGCCTGACCTGCAGCGGGGAATGTTCGACGTCTACTGCGACATGGAGTCCTACGGAGGTGGCTGGACCGTGGTGCAGCGGCGGCTGGATGGCACCGTGCGCTTTAACCGATCCTGGGAGGAATATAAGCAAGGCTTTGGGGACCTGCGTGGCGAATTCTGGCTAGGCAACGACAACATCCACCTGCTGACCAAGTCCAAGGACATGGTGCTGCGTATCGAGCTGGAGGACCTTAACACGGCGCGGGAGTACGCCAAATACGACCATTTCTATGTGGCCAACGAATACCTCAACTACCGGCTGTCCATCGGCGGCTACTCGGGAACAGCCGGCGATGCTATGCACTACGGCAAGAACTACAACCATGACCACAAGTTCTTCAGCACCCCGGACCGGGACAACGACATGTACAGTTCGGGCAGCTGTGGTGCCTACTATAGCTCGGGCTGGTGGTTTGATGCGTGCATGTCTGCCAATCTCAACGGCAAATACTACAAGAAAAGATATAAGGGCGTCCGCAACGGAATCTTCTGGAGCACCTGGAGAAACGATACCACACAGCCCTATCTCACAGGCTATCGGCAGGCTTTTAAGTCTGTCAAAATGATGATCAGACCCAAGAACTATTCTCCATAAGCTGTGATAATTCATCAAATGTCTGGAAAGAAGGTGTAGGGTTCACCGATATTTTGCTAGGAGGTAGAAGGGGAGGGGTCACACATTTCAAGCATCAGTTATAGGTGACTGACATATACATGTTAATACTTTCAATATTTGGTAAAAACAAGATACATATGGCTAAATTCTTGAATTTCCACAGCTAAAGTACATTTCCAAAATTTCTCGGCACTTAGCGCAGCCTGTGACACTGAATCCTGCTAAGCAGCTAACCTTAATTACAATGTATATGCACCAGTTGCTGTGCAGGAGCCTTGTATGTCATCTTATTTAAATCCACTGTTCGTATTTGTTTATTCAATGACTGATACCGTTTTAGAGCTCACCTTCGCACAGCATAATGAGCCTGGACCTGTGGCCAAACACACAGGCATCGCAGTAGCAGAGTGACGTATTCAAAGACAAACAGCTCGGCAGAGCTTAGAGATATAAACCACGCAGCAAACAAACTGTGCGCATACCTATAAATGAGCCTGTGTAAAAAGACTGTGCTTGGAGGCTGTTGTTAGCATAAAGTGCTTAGTGGTAAAAGGTTCCTTTAAACTAGCATGATGGAATGAGAAACTGTGTAGGGACGTATTACGCATTTCAGGATGGTAGCGTAGAAGCCATTTCAGTTAAAATGACAGACGACTGCaggatgtatttttttatgtaaatcAGAGAAAGAGAAGTCGGACGATTCAGCAACGGAATGTAAAATACTGGGACATGTAGATAAAGGACGAAAAGGACGACTGGACAAAACAAAGAAACCGATTCCCTTCAAAGATACAGCTTTATTATCCTTCTGGAGTTCAATTTTGTATTTCAAAGATTTGTCTATTGCAGTAAACAGTATTCCTATACAGGATGGACTtttgatggatggaaggaataaAATGTGTTGTTGAAAAATGCTACGTAAAGCTAATAAAGTTCTTTTTTACATGCCTTGTCCTGATAGTGCTTTCATGAAGGTGTTTATTGCCAAACAAAATTGACACATGACTTATTGTCCCATATTTCAGCTGGAAAGCCTGTCTCTTGGACAACAGACAACACTGGGAGTCCTATCTTGGCAGTGCCTTAATTCCGGGCGACTGGCCGATTTGAATCTGCTGTAAGTCGATTCAAGGTTTCTGAAATCTCTGCCACTTTAAGAcaagcagcttttttttttatgaaaaggaGTAGAATGTCCATTTCAGTTAGCCGATAGTTCACCTAGACGGAGATATTGATAGTCAGGGCCTAGTATGGACCAGCAGCAGAAACGCAAGTGTTCAAAGAACACAAACATGCCGAGCAGGCCAGCGCTTGGCGACTAAGCTGAGCTCAGTCATTACGCTGCAGTGAGGCCACCTAGTGGTTTGTCTGTATATTCCGCCTGAATCACACTTGGGCCAGGATTAAAAATTCTTTTCCAACACAAAACAGTTTTCATCACATACTGTGACACTGTTTAACTCTTACTCACaataaacaacaataacaacactAGCAACAAAAATTAGCACCAGTTTTGGCTTGTAATGGGACATTGACAGACcgacaggtgatgcatttgcatTTTACTTCTATCTTGAACCATGTATCAGCAAATGCTTGGAGAATTATTTTTGAAACAGTCTaattttccctaaccctaattttCCAATAAAAGCCAAGTTTAGGACACAAATTAATAAAAACGATAATGAAAatggtaaataaaataaaatggcagAATATCATGTTTATAATTTCTTGAAATCTTTTTCATAAAAAAGATTATTGCCATCTGATTTAATATTTAGATGTAATATTTCAGTTTATCATACATATGCTTTCATTTATTTGAGCAAATTGACACATCTGACAGCAGAATGACACAGAATGTTTCTGTAACTCAAACATTGCATCAAAGGCTCTGGGTTCATTTCTTTCCACACAGGCCACTCAGGTGCTTGTTCGATCTCCTGTCATCTCAAGACTAGAACACTGTAACTCACTCCCAGCAGGTCTGACTGAGCGCCATTCACCCTCTGCAACTGATCCCGAATGCAGCTGCCCAGCTCATTTTCagccttcccaagttctcccatacTACACCATTGCTACATTCCCTCTACTGGTTTCCTGTAGCTGCCGACTCATTTTCagccttcccaagttctccaaCACTACACCATTGCTAcattccctccactggcttcctgtagctgcccgaCTCATTTTCagccttcccaagttctcccatacTACACTATTGCTAcattccctccactggcttcctgtagctgcccgaCTCATTTTCagccttcccaagttctcccatacTACACCATTGCTAcattccctccactggcttcctgtagctgcccgaCTCATTTTCAGCCTTCCCAAGTTCATCCATACTACACTATTGCTAcattccctccactggcttcctgtagctgcccgaCTCATTTTCagccttcccaagttctcccatacTACACCATTGCTAcattccctccactggcttcctgtagctgcccagCTCATTTTCagccttcccaagttctcccatacTACACCATTGCTACATTCCCTCCACTgccttcctgtagctgcccgaCTCATTTTCagccttcccaagttctcccatacTACACCATTGCTACAtttcctccactggcttcctgcagCTACACGGCTCATTTTCagccttcccaagttctcccatacTACACCATTGTTAcattccctccactggcttcctgtagctgcctgGCTCATTTTCagccttcccaagttctcccatacTAGACCATTGCTACAtttcctccactggcttcctgcagCTACTCAGCTCATTTTCagccttcccaagttctcccatatTACACCATTGTTAcattccctccactggcttcctgtagctgcctgGCTCATTTTCAgtcttcccaagttctcccattCTACACCATTGTTAcattccctccactggcttcctgtagctgcccgactcatcccatccatgcatccatccatcttctgaaatcacttgtcctattcaaggttgcagggagtccagagcctatcccggaggctacgGGGGCCAGGcagtgaacaacccaggatagggtgccaacctatcacagggcacactcacacactattcactcacatgCAGACCTAcaagcaatttggtaactccaatcaaCCTCAGCATGTATTTTGGATTGtaggggggggaaccggagtacccggaggaaacatcATGACAACATGGGAAGAAATTGCAAATCCCAAACACATGGAATCCTGGCAGAGATTTGAActcatgtcccagaggtgtgaggcgacagcacTAGCCACTGGACTTGCCAACCTTTTTAATTCCCAACCCCGTTAATtgaccattttaattttaagtaaTTTTAAAAAAGACAGTTATAAAACCAGTACAGACCACAAAAAAGTTTCTCTGGTGGGGGAGAAGGGGGTGTCTGAGCACTTGCCCCTTTCGCttgaaaatgaatgaaagtgCCCCCATAGTGATgttataacccccccccaacaccttgCCTGGAGAAAAAGTATCTTCCATCGAAATGTCTGTGCACATCACTGGTCTTTTGTACATTACGTTGCCTGTTCCGTAAAACTATTAATTTTGCTAAGATAAAAGTGGAAATACTGCTGCATCTGTCCACTAGAGGGTGCTAAATGTATATCAATTTCCTGTATTTGCTATTCAGACACTTTGTTATACATAAGGTTTAAAAAAGATTTGAAAAAAATACTTCTTGAGTTATCATGCTGACAAGATTAAATGTATGATAATCActcattatcattatcattgATAATCACTATGCGGCCAATAATGGTTGTTATCAATAGAAATATAATACAGTAAAACACACAATTTCTTTATAATTGTTGAGTAGAAAGTGAAAGATGCTAATATTGTTAATACTCCAAAATAATACTTAAgtatattaatgagttactcaaGTACAACATATCACTACTAATGCAACATTACTATTGAAGTGATGATTTTAAACACTTGCGTGCCAGGATGTAAAATGCTGTAGGTGCAATTATGTCCCCAGCGTAGAGACATCTGCCAGAGCTGATGTATAAGGAAAATATTCAGAAACCAGTAGTCAAAAGGTCTGCTGTTTCTCACAGTCTGGCTCCTGGATGAATTTAACAAATGGCTCTGTACTCTGTAATTGTTTCCTCCATCTAATTTTCCAGTAATAATTAGAGAGTTAAGAAAATTGATGGTGACATCTCATTTTCAAGAAACAACATTAAAAACTCTTTTTTGTCAAGGTTTAAAAAGTAAAGAGAAAAAGATTATTTCTTCCATTGAACATTTCACTTGAAATTAACATTTGCACTGGCTAAAACCTGCCTGCACACCTTTGTTCCATTGCAAAATATATACTTCAACTTTGAAGTATCCCTtcatacaaaaaagaaaaataaacttttCAATACCACTTCTTATTCATAGGTTTGGTAAGCATTGGAGGGGAATTTGGACTGGGTTAAACTCCACAGGAACTTTGCGAAGGAGAAAGTCTAGAACTGCTTTCATTTTCAGATAAATGGCCCCCAAATCAATGCTGCTTACTAGCAGCAAAGAAAATGGTAACTGCTGAAGACACTCGATCTTGTGAAAACGATAATATCCATTAAACACTTTTTGAGTTATTACCACATTATGTAAATGAAGATCAGTATCAGATTTTATTTAGAGACAAAATacaccaaaattgaagcagcagCTCTAGGTGCCATCAAAGGATGGAAAGGATGACTGCAGAAGACACATGATTTTGTTAATGCAGTAACTCTAAAAGTATTACAAGGATATTTTTCAAGCTACCCCTGAACATTGTATAGGTCATGATTTGGGAAGTATTTTATTTTGAGACAATTCGCACCAAAATGGAAGCAGTGTGGCGATGCATGAAAGGACTGCTGCAGACGCAGATCTGCTGAACCTGATTATACTGTGACAAGCCACACAAAGTGGGGCTATTAATGAGGATTTTTTTGGAGAGGTAGGGAGGGTATGTAGGTGGGCTAGGAATTACAGAGCTTGGGAGGTGTGGGATGAGTAGGGAttagatggggtgggggggccagtTATGGAGAGGTCCAAGAATACAGTGTCATCATTTTCACTGCATCTAGTTTTTGGAAATTGACATGGACGGCTGTTGTATCTAACCGAGTAACTTTTACTAGCACGTCACTTAAGCCTACATTTTATACCAGCTAAGTATTTCTGATACTTAAATGCTGCTATTAGATACTTTAAGATTTTTACTCAAGTGGTGTTTTAATGGGCGAGTCATTTTCCTAGTACGGTATCTCTACTTTTACTCCAGTATGGTTTTCAGTACCACCACTGCCCATTACTGTCCAAGCTGGGTATTGTAACACCGCTCAGGTGGCAGCTGCTCAGGTCCAGATACATTCTGACAAACTAGCAACATCTTGTATAGTGGTTATGCAGCCAGGGGGCTTTATGATGGGAATTTCTATGGTAAAATCCCAGGTGTGTGAATGGTTTAGGGGTTATACTGTGTCTGCGCAGCATCTGTTAGGCGAACAATTAAATGGTGCATGTTGTAAAAGCAGAGGACCAGAAGTGCAATTCCAGTGAAAGCTGATGTTATAGCGATCATTTGTCTTTTCTGTTTCTTGGGTCATAAAGCTTTCAGTCGGCAAGGGGAAACATCACCGGATCAGGGGCCTTCGGCAGGAACGTGGGTGCAGGTTCTTCTGGATGCGGTGTGCAGGTCCACGTTCAGCGTGGCGCGATACGGGACACACTCCCCTGAGAGCGGCCGGCGCTGGGTCCCCACGCAGCAAAAGATGTCATCAACAAGCATGAAGAAATAATGGTCTTGGCCCAGAGGTTAAATCCGTCTCGAGGGATCTTCGAGGGGAGTTCAAACACAGGATGTGCACCAAGTCATTGTTCTGGCACACAGATACAACAAAGGGATTTTCTCCTGAGTATCTCCTcagtatatattttttggtattagattttttctttatttttcacaTGGTTTTTTTCAGGGGAATAATTTACCCAGTCTGTATCAGAGCCTCCCCAATATTCATTCGGGCCACCttggtgggggtgggagagGGTGATTGAAGGGGGCCTGCATCAAACAGACAGGTGGTGGAAtgatcggggggggggtggaacggCAAGCTAGACCGAGGGAGGGAGCGAGAGTGGGAGGAATTACCCTGAGGgactgatggaaacatttaTGCATGGACGCCTGCCAGATCCTAAGGCGAGAAGGCTCAAGAGCAACAAGGAAGGGGTTTGCTAGACACAAGGCAAACCAAGCCTGGGCCcacgctgggggaggggggcacttcCTGTCTGGGGAGACTTCCTGTGCAGGTG from Brienomyrus brachyistius isolate T26 chromosome 1, BBRACH_0.4, whole genome shotgun sequence includes:
- the LOC125746879 gene encoding fibroleukin-like; the protein is MVSSFFQAYLTSLLLLLAAQPEVLASTLGGEEEESRSATCSLKLQPAGACEEGDTCPFQVSLPPLAIQLPKQFSLLEKTLKDLQSLRAEVDQLRAACLECHPQADQRDIGVTPAPGSNPSSFLKIKDPQDATRMQEMQTEMTEMSVSLKDAHAQIDTLRNSLDDQNQVYMKNVEDLVNGNVENISRLVTQLNNKCPSPCPAQGPQPMMVAPRDCSDFSGHKTKSDVYRVMPDLQRGMFDVYCDMESYGGGWTVVQRRLDGTVRFNRSWEEYKQGFGDLRGEFWLGNDNIHLLTKSKDMVLRIELEDLNTAREYAKYDHFYVANEYLNYRLSIGGYSGTAGDAMHYGKNYNHDHKFFSTPDRDNDMYSSGSCGAYYSSGWWFDACMSANLNGKYYKKRYKGVRNGIFWSTWRNDTTQPYLTGYRQAFKSVKMMIRPKNYSP